From the Astatotilapia calliptera chromosome 6, fAstCal1.2, whole genome shotgun sequence genome, one window contains:
- the mtmr7b gene encoding myotubularin-related protein 7b isoform X2: MEHIRTPKVENVRLLDRSSGQRKASVGTLYLSATHAIFVENNPETRKETWVLHSMVSSVERPPTTSSGGQLILRCKDFQIFQIFIPQERDCLDVHASLARLSRPEKYSELYCLSFNPNVNKEEREESWNFIDLAADYKRMGVPNNLWVATAANSEYRVCDTYPSELFVPKSATPAIIVGSSRFRSRGRFPALSYFHQDTLAAVCRCSQPLSGFSGRCQEDEMMLQALMKSNPGSDYIYVVDTRPKLNAMANRAAGKGYENEDHYTNIKLQFIGIENIHVMRSSQQKIVDVGEMRSPSVTDFLWGLENSGWLKHIKAILDAGVFVARAVADEGVSVLVHCSDGWDRTAQACSVASILLDPYYRTIRGLMVLIQRDWVSFGHKFSHRYAHLDRDPKEVSPVIDQFLECVWQLSEQFPCAFEFNERFLIAIHAHVYSCQYGTFLGNSQKERRDMRLHERTHSVWPQLWKDRGKYTNPLYKAEQSQSQGVLRPNTSPYCFKMWKGLYNHAEKSTPPRQSPADFLSAVREESQQLEEELTNHQEVPPGGTAHHHHPGSRQADRRADGEADHLGEDRGSPEED; encoded by the exons GTGGAAAACGTCCGTCTGCTGGACCGGTCGTCAGGCCAGAGAAAGGCCAGCGTCGGGACTCTGTACCTCTCTGCCACGCACGCCATCTTTGTGGAGAACAACCCGGAGACGCGCAAGGAGACATGG gtATTGCACAGCATGGTGAGCAGCGTGGAGAGGCCGCCCACCACCTCCTCAGGAGGTCAGCTGATCCTTCGCTGTAAGGACTTCCAGATCTTCCAGATATTCATTCCACAGGAGAGAGACTGCTTGGACGTCCACGCCTCATTGGCCAGACTGTCACGgccag AGAAGTACAGCGAGCTGTACTGTCTGTCCTTTAACCCCAACGTGAacaaagaggagagggaggagtcGTGGAACTTCATCGACCTCGCGGCCGACTACAAGAGGATGGGCGTCCCTAACAACCTGTGGGTTGCCACGGCAGCAAACAGTGAATACAGG gTGTGTGATACATACCCTTCAGAGCTGTTTGTTCCAAAGTCGGCCACGCCCGCCATCATCGTGGGCAGCTCGAGGTTCAGAAGTCGAGGACGATTTCCTGCTTTGTCGTACTTCCACCAGGACACACtg GCCGCCGTGTGCCGCTGCAGTCAGCCGCTGTCGGGCTTCAGCGGGCGCTGTCAGGAGGACGAGATGATGCTGCAGGCGCTGATGAAGTCCAACCCTGGAAGTGACTACATCTACGTGGTGGATACCAGGCCCAAG ttGAACGCGATGGCGAATCGAGCGGCAGGTAAAGGCTACGAGAACGAGGACCACTACACCAACATCAAGCTGCAGTTCATCGGCATCGAAAACATTCACGTGATGAGGAGCAGCCAGCAGAAGATCGTCGACG tgggGGAAATGCGATCTCCGTCCGTGACAGACTTCCTGTGGGGGCTGGAGAACTCTGGTTGGCTCAAACACATCAAAGCCATACTGGATGCCGGCGTCTTCGTAGCCCGG GCAGTGGCGGACGAAGGCGTCAGCGTGCTGGTTCACTGCTCAGACGGCTGGGACAGGACCGCCCAGGCCTGCTCTGTGGCCAGTATCCTGCTGGACCCGTACTACAGGACCATCAGAGGCCTCATG gTGCTGATACAGAGAGACTGGGTGTCGTTTGGCCACAAGTTCTCACACAG GTACGCTCACCTGGACAGAGATCCCAAAGAGGTGTCCCCCGTCATCGACCAGTTCCTGGAGTGCGTGTGGCAGCTGTCAGAGCAGTTCCCGTGTGCCTTTGAGTTCAACGAGCGCTTCCTCATCGCCATCCACGCTCATGTGTACTCGTGTCAGTACGGGACCTTCCTGGGAAACAGCCAGAAGGAGCGTCGGGACATGAG GCTTCATGAGCGCACTCACTCGGTGTGGCCTCAGCTGTGGAAGGACCGAGGCAAGTACACCAACCCTCTGTACAAGGCCGAGCAGAGCCAGAGTCAGGGCGTGCTGAGACCCAACACCTCCCCCTACTGCTTCAA GATGTGGAAGGGTCTCTATAACCACGCTGAGAAATCGACGCCTCCCCGCCAGTCACCTGCCGACTTCCTGTCTGCCGTGAGGGAGGAGTCCCAGCAGCTGGAAGAGGAGCTGACCAATCACCAGGAGGTACCGCCAGGAGGAACcgcccaccaccaccacccggGCTCCAGACAAG CGGATCGCAGAGCTGACGGGGAAGCCGATCACCTGGGAGAAGATCGAGGTTCCCCGGAGGAGGACTAG
- the mtmr7b gene encoding myotubularin-related protein 7b isoform X1 codes for MEHIRTPKVENVRLLDRSSGQRKASVGTLYLSATHAIFVENNPETRKETWVLHSMVSSVERPPTTSSGGQLILRCKDFQIFQIFIPQERDCLDVHASLARLSRPEKYSELYCLSFNPNVNKEEREESWNFIDLAADYKRMGVPNNLWVATAANSEYRVCDTYPSELFVPKSATPAIIVGSSRFRSRGRFPALSYFHQDTLAAVCRCSQPLSGFSGRCQEDEMMLQALMKSNPGSDYIYVVDTRPKLNAMANRAAGKGYENEDHYTNIKLQFIGIENIHVMRSSQQKIVDVGEMRSPSVTDFLWGLENSGWLKHIKAILDAGVFVARAVADEGVSVLVHCSDGWDRTAQACSVASILLDPYYRTIRGLMVLIQRDWVSFGHKFSHRYAHLDRDPKEVSPVIDQFLECVWQLSEQFPCAFEFNERFLIAIHAHVYSCQYGTFLGNSQKERRDMRLHERTHSVWPQLWKDRGKYTNPLYKAEQSQSQGVLRPNTSPYCFKMWKGLYNHAEKSTPPRQSPADFLSAVREESQQLEEELTNHQERIAELTGKPITWEKIEVPRRRTSCLPQRHSGPDPPTLYREPIASLAQDSSHTLSSAPANQKTHTKEPALSLPLGPHGQLKSHDPDDLSTCSDLESGVADLSSRSSSGGDVGKDPDLE; via the exons GTGGAAAACGTCCGTCTGCTGGACCGGTCGTCAGGCCAGAGAAAGGCCAGCGTCGGGACTCTGTACCTCTCTGCCACGCACGCCATCTTTGTGGAGAACAACCCGGAGACGCGCAAGGAGACATGG gtATTGCACAGCATGGTGAGCAGCGTGGAGAGGCCGCCCACCACCTCCTCAGGAGGTCAGCTGATCCTTCGCTGTAAGGACTTCCAGATCTTCCAGATATTCATTCCACAGGAGAGAGACTGCTTGGACGTCCACGCCTCATTGGCCAGACTGTCACGgccag AGAAGTACAGCGAGCTGTACTGTCTGTCCTTTAACCCCAACGTGAacaaagaggagagggaggagtcGTGGAACTTCATCGACCTCGCGGCCGACTACAAGAGGATGGGCGTCCCTAACAACCTGTGGGTTGCCACGGCAGCAAACAGTGAATACAGG gTGTGTGATACATACCCTTCAGAGCTGTTTGTTCCAAAGTCGGCCACGCCCGCCATCATCGTGGGCAGCTCGAGGTTCAGAAGTCGAGGACGATTTCCTGCTTTGTCGTACTTCCACCAGGACACACtg GCCGCCGTGTGCCGCTGCAGTCAGCCGCTGTCGGGCTTCAGCGGGCGCTGTCAGGAGGACGAGATGATGCTGCAGGCGCTGATGAAGTCCAACCCTGGAAGTGACTACATCTACGTGGTGGATACCAGGCCCAAG ttGAACGCGATGGCGAATCGAGCGGCAGGTAAAGGCTACGAGAACGAGGACCACTACACCAACATCAAGCTGCAGTTCATCGGCATCGAAAACATTCACGTGATGAGGAGCAGCCAGCAGAAGATCGTCGACG tgggGGAAATGCGATCTCCGTCCGTGACAGACTTCCTGTGGGGGCTGGAGAACTCTGGTTGGCTCAAACACATCAAAGCCATACTGGATGCCGGCGTCTTCGTAGCCCGG GCAGTGGCGGACGAAGGCGTCAGCGTGCTGGTTCACTGCTCAGACGGCTGGGACAGGACCGCCCAGGCCTGCTCTGTGGCCAGTATCCTGCTGGACCCGTACTACAGGACCATCAGAGGCCTCATG gTGCTGATACAGAGAGACTGGGTGTCGTTTGGCCACAAGTTCTCACACAG GTACGCTCACCTGGACAGAGATCCCAAAGAGGTGTCCCCCGTCATCGACCAGTTCCTGGAGTGCGTGTGGCAGCTGTCAGAGCAGTTCCCGTGTGCCTTTGAGTTCAACGAGCGCTTCCTCATCGCCATCCACGCTCATGTGTACTCGTGTCAGTACGGGACCTTCCTGGGAAACAGCCAGAAGGAGCGTCGGGACATGAG GCTTCATGAGCGCACTCACTCGGTGTGGCCTCAGCTGTGGAAGGACCGAGGCAAGTACACCAACCCTCTGTACAAGGCCGAGCAGAGCCAGAGTCAGGGCGTGCTGAGACCCAACACCTCCCCCTACTGCTTCAA GATGTGGAAGGGTCTCTATAACCACGCTGAGAAATCGACGCCTCCCCGCCAGTCACCTGCCGACTTCCTGTCTGCCGTGAGGGAGGAGTCCCAGCAGCTGGAAGAGGAGCTGACCAATCACCAGGAG CGGATCGCAGAGCTGACGGGGAAGCCGATCACCTGGGAGAAGATCGAGGTTCCCCGGAGGAGGACTAGCTGCCTGCCGCAGAGGCACAGCGGGCCGGACCCGCCCACCTTATACAGAGAGCCAATCGCCAGCCTCGCACAGGACAGCAGTCACACACTTTCCTCTGcaccagccaatcagaagactcACACCAAGGAGCCCGCACTCTCCCTGCCCTTAGGGCCACATGGCCAGCTCAAGAGTCACGACCCCGATGACCTCTCCACCTGCAGCGACCTGGAGTCGGGCGTGGCCGACCTCAGCAGCCGCTCATCCAGCGGCGGTGATGTCGGCAAGGACCCGGACTTGGAGTGA
- the LOC113023508 gene encoding E3 ubiquitin-protein ligase TRIM39-like, producing MSAATNLQYEDRFLCSICLDVFTDPVTTSCGHNFCKKCITQYWDVHERCQCPLCKETFKSRPQLKINTFISEMVAQFRHESQQKASSSSSEQQAAKPGEVPCDVCTGPRLKALKSCLVCLTSYCQTHLEPHLTATSLKRHQLIEPVENLESRMCRKHDKHLELFCKTDQTCVCMLCSVLDHKAHEFVPLKEEYEGKKAELEKTEAEIQQMIQKRRLKIQEIKESVKMRKDAADRQKAEGVQVLTALMESVERRLKELIKEIEDKQETTEKQAEGLIKDLEQEISELMERRSEVEQLSRSEDHLHLLQSFSSLKAALCTKDWTEVRVRPPSYEGTVGRAVETLRKDMKKLFEAAELKRVQQDAVDVTLDPDTANPYLILSDDGKQVNHGDVRRKLPDNPERFSQCVCVLAEQSFSSGRFYFEVQVKGKTKWTLGVSTESINRKGKIRLRPQNGLWTVCLRNGNEYKACAAPPVRLCLRSGPQKVGVFVDYEEGLVSFYDVDAAALIYSFTGCSFTEKLHPYLNPCNNDDGKNAAPLLITAVDLILCEDRLD from the coding sequence ATGTCTGCTGCCACCAATCTGCAGTATGAAGATCGCTTTCTGTGCTCCATCTGTCTGGATGTGTTCACTGATCCGGTCACCACATCATGTGGACACAACTTCTGCAAAAAGTGCATCACTCAATATTGGGATGTTCATGAGAGGTGTCAGTGTCCCCTGTGTAAGGAGACTTTCAAGAGTAGACCTCAGCTGAAGATCAACACCTTCATCTCTGAGATGGTTGCTCAGTTCAGACATGAATCTCAGCAgaaagccagcagcagcagctcagagcaaCAAGCTGCCAAACCAGGAGAAGTTCCCTGTGACGTCTGCACTGGACCCAGACTGAAGGCCCTGAAGTCCTGCCTGGTGTGTCTGACCTCCTACTGTCAGACTCACCTGGAGCCTCATCTGACAGCTACAAGTCTGAAAAGACATCAGCTGATTGAGCCTGTGGAGAACCTGGAAAGCAGGATGTGTAGGAAGCACGATAAACATCTGGAGCTGTTCTGTAAGACCGACCAGACATGTGTCTGCATGCTCTGCTCTGTTTTAGATCACAAGGCTCATGAGTTTGTTCCTCTGAAAGAAGAATATGAAGGAAAGAAGGCAGAGCTGGAGAAGACAGAGGCTGAGATTCAGCAGATGATCCAGAAGAGACGACTGAAGATTCAGGAGATCAAAGAGTCGGTGAAGATGAGGAAAgatgctgcagacagacagaaagcagaaggTGTTCAGGTCCTCACGGCTCTGATGGAGTCTGTTGAGAGACGCCTGAAGGAGCTCATAAAGGAGATCgaagacaaacaggaaactACAGAGAAACAGGCTGAAGGACTCATCAAAGATCTGGAACAGGAAATCTCTGAGCTGATGGAGAGAAGATCTgaggtggagcagctctcaCGCTCTgaagaccacctccacctcctccaaagCTTCTCCTCCCTGAAAGCTGCTCTATGCACCAAGGACTGGACAGAGGTCAGAGTCCGTCCACCATCATATGAGGGGACTGTGGGGAGAGCTGTGGAGACACTCAGGAAAGACATGAAGAAGCTGTTTGAGGCTGCAGAGCTGAAGAGGGTCCAGCAGGATGCAGTGGACGTGACTCTGGATCCTGATACAGCAAATCCTTATCTCATCCTGTCTGACGATGGAAAACAAGTGAATCATGGTGATGTGAGGAGGAAACTTCCGGACAACCCAGAGAGattttctcagtgtgtttgtgttttagcaGAGCAGAGTTTCTCTTCAGGCAGATTTTACTTTGAGGTTCAGGTTAAAGGAAAGACTAAATGGACTTTAGGAGTGTCCACAGAGTCGATCAACAGGAAGGGAAAAATCAGACTGAGACCTCAGAACGGTCTCTGGACTGTTTGTCTGAGAAATGGAAATGAGTACAAAGCTTGTGCCGCCCCTCCGGTCCGTCTCTGTCTCCGGTCTGGTCCTCAGAAGGTGGGGGTGTTTGTGGACTATGAGGAGGGTCTAGTCTCCTTCTATGACGTAGATGCTGCAGCTCTGATCTACTCGTTCACTGGCTGCTCCTTCACAGAGAAGCTCCACCCGTACTTGAATCCGTGTAATAATGATGATGGTAAGAACGCTGCACCTCTGCTGATCACTGCTGTCGATCTCATTCTGTGTGAAGACCGTCTGGATTAA